One part of the Glycine soja cultivar W05 chromosome 11, ASM419377v2, whole genome shotgun sequence genome encodes these proteins:
- the LOC114374358 gene encoding uncharacterized protein LOC114374358 translates to MASTVFSYPSPLHLKTYPHKTSSNPSEFSIHIQPKKHFSIRCTSLDSIPEAEFPTPDPSSSTVNSAESFPIEKRRRSEIVRERRGEKLVQPEPPNFEIGWKRTKEINLERPIGHVIADFLEKLETLMEKEFGSTELLAKVGEIVAERAREEAEILMDEGKVEERMVTELFRVLKLMEMDLAMVKAAVKEETLGERLELAKARCRQAILVAYSF, encoded by the coding sequence ATGGCTTCCACAGTGTTCTCATATCCTTCTCCTCTTCATCTTAAAACCTATccacacaaaacatcatcaaACCCTTCAGAGTTTTCCATTCACATCCAACCCAAAAAGCACTTTTCCATTAGATGCACATCTTTGGACTCCATTCCTGAGGCTGAGTTTCCAACTCCAGACCCTTCCTCAAGCACAGTGAACAGTGCAGAGTCCTTTCCCATTGAGAAGAGAAGGAGGTCAGAGAtagtgagagagagaagaggagaAAAACTAGTGCAGCCAGAGCCACCAAACTTTGAAATAGGTTGGAAGAGGACCAAAGAGATCAACCTAGAGAGGCCAATAGGGCATGTCATAGCTGATTTCTTGGAGAAGCTGGAGACCCTCATGGAGAAGGAGTTTGGATCAACAGAACTTCTGGCTAAGGTTGGGGAGATTGTGGCCGAGAGGGCAAGAGAGGAGGCTGAGATTCTCATGGATGAAGGGAAAGTGGAAGAGAGAATGGTGACTGAATTGTTTAGAGTGTTGAAGTTGATGGAGATGGACTTGGCAATGGTTAAGGCTGCTGTGAAGGAGGAGACTTTGGGTGAGAGGCTTGAGCTGGCCAAGGCAAGGTGCAGGCAAGCCATACTTGTTGCTTATTCCTTTTGA